The genomic segment GTGGCGGCTGTCGAATCACTGCCGTCCGACAGAGCGGGTGTCGTCACCGTCACGGGTCCGGCTGGGATCGGCAAGACCCGCTTCGTCACAGCACTGTCGGACCGGTTGCAGCCCACGATGCTGCGATTCTCACCGGTCGCTGCATCGACCTCGAGCGTCACCGTCCAGCGGAACGCTGATCTTGGAGATCGTCGAGACGAACGAACCGC from the Euzebyales bacterium genome contains:
- a CDS encoding ATP-binding protein: MTTVVRVSSQTLVGRDAQLRAAVAAVESLPSDRAGVVTVTGPAGIGKTRFVTALSDRLQPTMLRFSPVAASTSSVTVQRNADLGDRRDERTA